The Hevea brasiliensis isolate MT/VB/25A 57/8 chromosome 9, ASM3005281v1, whole genome shotgun sequence nucleotide sequence CTGATGATGCCAACTCTCAGCTTTTTAAACTTTACATAACATCATAAATCCAAtcgatttttattttgattaattcaTCATACTGCAATTGGGTACGAAGTTCAATTTGCTTATTTATCACTCTAATATGGCACGGTAGATAGAATTTAGGCTGCTAAGATGATATAAACTCCACTAGCTTATTCAGGGAATTGTAGGAAGAACCACCTTTCTTGAAACAGGCTTCCAACTTTTCCTTCAAATCCTCAGCCCTCTTCCTCATTTCCTCCCCATCTTCATCTATCATTAATCTTCTCACAGATTTCTCTATCTCGTTTCGCTCCAACTGGTTCTCTAGTTGCAATCCTATTCTCCAAACATGGCTCACGAACCTTGCAGTTACCAATTGATCTGCGAAACATGGTCTGCATATCATAGGAACCCCCTCAGATATAGTCTCCAAGGTCGAATTCCAACCACAATGGGTCCAAAATCCTCCCACTGAAGGATGTGCCAACACTTGCCTCTGTGGTGCCCATTTCACGATGCAACCTCTTTCTCCAACAGCTTCCATGAAACCCTCCGGCAATGATTCGATCCACTCTGAACCCACTATTGAACCAGGCCTAATCACCCACAGGAAAGGCTGCTTGCTATTGGCAAGACCCCATGCCATTTCTGCCAATTCTTTCTCATCAGTGCAAGCCATACTTCCCAAACTTATGTAAAGAACTGAGTTAGGATCTTGCTTGTCAAGCCATTCAATGCAGCTAGTATCCTCTTTTAACAGACTGCTGGAACAAGCTGGTGCAAATTTGTGCATAGGGCCCACAGTGAAGATTGGAATAGGGAATTGTTTTAGCTGCTGCTCGGCCAGTAGCGATTCTTCAAGGCAATC carries:
- the LOC110640630 gene encoding UDP-glucose iridoid glucosyltransferase-like, which codes for MEPKRCRRVVLVPCPFQGHINPMLQLGTILYSKGFFITIVHPQFNSPNPSKHPEFDFQFVQEGLSKHDFASGNLVDIILALNERCKIPFQECLLRMMLQQESHDEIACIIYDDLMYFSEEVATNLSIPSIVLRTSSAASLLSRLAILQLKEEGYIPFPDAMSQDPVPEFRTLRFKDLPICNFGTPENFYQLLAHMCDVKTSSAVIWNTMDCLEESLLAEQQLKQFPIPIFTVGPMHKFAPACSSSLLKEDTSCIEWLDKQDPNSVLYISLGSMACTDEKELAEMAWGLANSKQPFLWVIRPGSIVGSEWIESLPEGFMEAVGERGCIVKWAPQRQVLAHPSVGGFWTHCGWNSTLETISEGVPMICRPCFADQLVTARFVSHVWRIGLQLENQLERNEIEKSVRRLMIDEDGEEMRKRAEDLKEKLEACFKKGGSSYNSLNKLVEFISS